Proteins encoded together in one Mercenaria mercenaria strain notata chromosome 18, MADL_Memer_1, whole genome shotgun sequence window:
- the LOC128550861 gene encoding uncharacterized protein LOC128550861, protein MRQELLEGKIAGANGTVSESGWSNSEVFQQYMETHLMKYLPERNDDLPVLLLFDGHRSHVNLNLIEWARNQHIILYVLPAHTSHVLQPIDVGCFGPYERIFNELSHRYMREHCGQSITKYNICSIGCAAYTSGLSVANLQSAFQKSGVYPFNPDAVDCSNFKVAEVQEQENLEDATSCHQEELNDMPCDDTSAAFFSVKEKPLKTKKRQTKKRRLVSYIVSGQAITEEVIIDKIIEHQQAVNPRKKSAQAPLPGPSGLNHAKRANKTASKKSKIPSPAASLSSDDD, encoded by the coding sequence ATGAGACAGGAGCTTCTTGAAGGCAAGATTGCTGGTGCTAATGGTACTGTCTCAGAGTCTGGCTGGAGCAATAGTGAGGTCTTCCAGCAATACATGGAAACACACTTGATGAAATACTTACCTGAACGTAATGATGATCTTCCGGTTCTGTTGCTCTTTGACGGACACAGGTCACATGTGAATTTGAATCTGATTGAATGGGCTAGGAATCAgcatattatattatatgtacTACCCGCACACACTAGCCATGTGCTCCAGCCAATAGATGTAGGATGCTTTGGTCCATATGAGagaattttcaatgaattatcaCATAGGTATATGCGTGAACATTGTGGACAGTCCATCACAAAGTACAATATATGTTCTATTGGATGTGCAGCTTACACAAGTGGTCTGTCTGTTGCTAATCTTCAGTCTGCTTTCCAAAAGTCTGGTGTATATCCCTTTAATCCAGATGCTGTTGATTGCTCTAACTTTAAAGTAGCAGAAGTGCAGGAGCAAGAAAATCTAGAAGATGCCACTTCCTGTCATCAAGAGGAGCTAAATGACATGCCATGTGATGATACATCAGCTGCATTCTTCAGTGTAAAAGAAAAACCACTAAAGaccaaaaaaagacaaacaaaaaagaGAAGACTTGTGTCATATATTGTTAGTGGGCAAGCAATTACTGAGGAAGTTATAATAGATAAAATCATAGAACACCAACAGGCAGTAAACCCACGCAAAAAATCAGCACAGGCCCCTCTGCCTGGCCCATCTGGACTGAATCATGCAAAACGAGCCAACAAGACTGCCTCTAAGAAAAGCAAAATCCCGTCTCCTGCTGCATCATTATCATCAGATGATGATTAG